The sequence TCATGACGTTGTGTTTGTTTCATCAATTATCCCTGAGAATTATGTTCGTTTTCGCGCATGGAGCGTGTCGGCAAGCGCCATTGCCAGCCCGACCGCCAGGCCGGTGACGTGCGCACCATTGGCGATAGACATACCAAACAGATCAAACCATCCGGCAATTAGCCATATTAACGCAAAGGCTATTAATCCGCGTTGTAAATAGATGCCGCTTTCCGGGTCGCGCTCTCCGCGAAGCCAGACATAGCCCATCAGGGCGTAGACGACGCCCGACAGCCCACCGAACCACGGGCCGCTGAATTTATGCTGCACGTAGCCGCTCAACAGGGCGCTAATCACGGTGATCACGATCAGCTTACCGCTGCCGAGTCGCTTCTCGACAATCCCGCCGAGATACCACCACCACAGCAGGTTGAAGAGAATATGCATCACTGAGAAGTGCATCAGCGCATGGGTGAAGTAGCGCCAGACGTCAAACTCCAGAGAGGGGTCGTACGGCCACGCCAGGGCGATCATCACGCTCTGGTCGCCCACCACGTTCATGATAATGAAGACGATAATACAGGCGGCCATCAGCAGCAGCGTAAACGGCCCTGCGCGCTCGCGAATAGTGGCAAGAAAAGGGAAACGACTGTAATGCAATCCGCTGCCCGTCTGGCCGGATTGCCAGCTTGCCGCCAGATAGCGCGGGTCGCCAGGATTCTCAAGAAAACGCGCCAACTGCTCGTTTACCCGCCCGGCCTGGCTCTCATCGGCCAGCCAGACATCGGTCTGCGTATGTTGCTGAATGGTCAGAATAACGCCCTGCGTTGCCATATAGTCGACAAACGCCTGGGCGACGCGCGGATTGGTAAAAGAGGTGATCATCAACATGGGCAGCGGTCGCTTATTTCCACACAAAAGGGAACAGTATAGCGGGATTAGCGCTCAAAGGCGTATTCCACTTCTGCCGGGAAATGACGATGCCAGGCATCGAAGCCGCCGTCGACGCTGTACACAGCGTCGTAGCCCTGCTGAAGCAGATACTGCGCCGCGCCTTTGCTGCTGTTGCCGTGGTAACACATCACCATCACCGGCGTATCGAAGTCGTTATCGCGCATAAACGCGCCCAGCGTGTCGTTGGTGAGATGGAACGCGCCCGGCGTATGGCCCATCGCAAAACTCTGCGGATCGCGGATATCCACCAGCACCGCCGTTCCCTGGTGCATCTTCTGATGGGCTTCTTCTACGTTAATACATTCAAACTGATCCATGGTGTTCTCTTTACAGGGGTCAACGACACAATTTTACCCCGTAGTGTACGTCCTGGCGGCGGGTAAACGCCATTATGTTATCCATATCACTCTAAATTGTTTTTTTGATGTTACCAAAAGCGCGTTCCTTTGCTATTATGAGCGATATCGAACATTTTTGAGCTTTAACGAAAGTGCATGAGGGTGTTATGGAAACCAAAGATCTGATTGTGATAGGCGGTGGCATCAACGGTGCCGGTATTGCGGTCGATGCCGCAGGACGCGGTTTATCCGTGCTGATGCTGGAAGCTAACGATCTCGCCTGCGCGACGTCGTCCGCCAGCTCCAAGCTGATCCACGGTGGCCTGCGCTACCTGGAACACTACGAATTCCGCCTGGTCAGTGAAGCGCTGGCCGAACGTGAAGTGCTGCTAAAAATGGCGCCGCATCTGGCGATCCCGATGCGTTTCCGTCTGCCCCATCGCCCGCACCTGCGTCCGGCGTGGATGATCCGAATTGGTCTGTTTATGTACGATCATCTGGGTAAACGCACCAGCCTGCCGGGTTCGAACGGTTTGCGTTTTGGCTCAGAATCGGTCCTGAAGCCTGAAATCGTGCGCGGTTTCGAATATTCCGACTGCTGGGTGGACGATGCACGCCTGGTGCTGGCGAATGCGCAGATGGTGGAGAAGAAAGGTGGAGAGGTGAAAACCCGTACCCGCGCTACCGCCGCGCGTCGTGAAAACGGCCTGTGGATCGTCGAAGCAGAAGACATTGATACCGGCGAGAAATTCAGCTGGAAAGCGCGCGGTCTGGTGAACGCCACCGGTCCGTGGGTGAAGCAGTTCTTCGACGACGGCATGCATCTGCCTTCGCCGTACGGCATCCGCCTGATCAAGGGCAGCCATATTGTGGTGCCGCGCGTACACACGCAAAAACAAGCGTACATTCTGCAGAACGAAGATAAGCGCATCGTGTTTGTGATCCCGTGGATGGACGAATTCTCGATCATCGGCACCACCGACGTGGAGTACAAAGGGGATCCGAAAAACGTTGAGATCGACGAGAGCGAAGTGAACTACCTCCTTAAAGTGTATAACGCACACTTTAAGAAACAGCTGTCCCGCGATGACGTGGTCTGGACCTACTCCGGCGTGCGTCCGCTGTGCGATGACGAGTCTGACTCACCGCAGGCCATCACCCGCGACTATACGCTCGATATTCACGACGTAGACGGCCAGGCGCCGCTGCTGTCGGTGTTTGGCGGCAAGCTCACCACCTACCGCAAGCTGGCGGAGCACGCGCTGGAAAAACTGGCCCCGTACTATAAGGGCATTGGCCCGGCATGGACCAAAGGCGCGGTATTGCCCGGCGGTGATATCGGCGACAACCGCGACGATTATGCCGCGAAGCTGCGCCGTCGCTTCCCGTTCATTACCGAAGGCATGGCGCGCCACTACGCCCGCACCTACGGCAGCAATACCGAGCTGTTCCTCGGTGATGCGAAGGACATTGCGGATCTGGGCGAGCATTTCGGTCACGAGCTGTACGAAGCCGAGCTGCGTTACCTGGTCGAGCACGAGTGGGTTCGCCGCCTGGACGACGCCATCTGGCGCCGTACCAAAGAAGGGATGTGGCTGAATGCCGAACAGCAGTCACGTGTGGCGCAGTGGCTGCAGCAGCATGCGGGAAAGCGTGAGCTGTCGTTAGCGTCTTGATGTAAAAAAGCCCGGTGGCGCTACTGTATGACCGGATACATAGGTGACAGATCAGACCGGGAACATAGGTAACACTTTTAGTCTATCCGGAGCACACTCTGGGTTTTTCGGTCGTAGTACGCAAGCGTTATCCCATTAAAGATGATGGCCTCAAGGCCATCAGCTTGTTCTTCCAGCATGATGTACTCCCCAGTCAGTGCTTCACTCAGGAACACCGTACCCTTTTTTCCCATATAGAGGGTCCCCCTCGATTTCACCCTGTAGACTGTACCTCCTTCCGGATAAGCATATTCAGGAACACGGCCATCCCAGTGTCGGTTTGAGGGTTGCCATACCGTTCCGGGCGTTGCTCCCGCCAGTGCTTCATGCGGCCTTTCGTAGTTAAATTCTTTCCGGTAGTCACTGAACCACCGCTGTTGTTCTTCCATCGTCATGAAGGTGTTGCCCTGTTTCACCGCACTTTTCAGGGAGCGGTGCATTCGCTCATGGCGGCCATTTTCTTCCGGATGCCCCTTTCTGATACGCTCCGGCCTGATGCCCAGCTTGATTAGCCAGACGGCAAGACGACTTAATCCGGCTATTCCTGTTCCCGCGAAGGGCTGGCCGTTATCGGTTCTAAGCACTTCCGGCAGACCATATTCCAGGAACGCATCCGTCAGGCACTCTCTGACAAAGGGTTCACTCTCACGGTGTGTTCCCCGGCAGCTGAGCAGATACCGGCTGTGATTATCGGTCAGGGTGAAAGGATGGCAGTACTCTCTGCTGAGCAGCCTGAACTTGCCTTTAAAATCAGCGCTCCAGACCTGATTGTTCTCACTGATGATGGTCAGGGGCTGGCGATTGCCTGGTGTTCTGCGTTTTCGTTTTTTATCCGGAACCAGGCCTTCGCGCTTGAGGATATCGCCGATAGTGCTGGCGGCAGGTACGGTAAAATCGACGTGATGATTGAGCAACCACATCCGCAGTTTTTTTGGCCCCCAGTCAGGGTGTTTTTGACGCAGGGCAGTCAGGTGTCCGGCGATATCATCAGGAACCGTCCGGGAGTGGGAGCGTGGCGCACGCGACCGGTCCGAGAGAGATGACAGGTCAGAAGGGTCAAAACGCTGAAGCCATTTATAGCCGGTTTTACGGCTGATGCCAAAAAGACGGCAAAGCGCGGAGAAGGAGTCCGTACCTGCATGGCAGGCACGGATAAAATCAAGGCGTTGCATAGGTCGGGTCTCAGTCCAGGGCATAGCGAGTCTCCTCTTCTATGCCAGTTATAACTGTTACCCATGTATCCGGTCTAAAGTGTTACCCATGTTTCCGGTTCATACCCTACGCTTACCGGGCCTACGGGATCGAGTAGGCCTGGTAAGGCGAAGCCGCCACCCGGCTATGTTTTTACAGCCTCACCGGATCAATATGCCAGATCGTCTCGGCATACTCCTTAATGGTCCTGTCGGACGAGAAATACCCCATATTGGCGATGTTATGCATCGCAGCGCTGGTCCACTTCTCCTGCTGACGGTACAGTTCGTCCACCTTATCCTGACAGTCCACGTAGCTGCGATAATCCGCCAGCACCTGGTAGTGATCGCCAAAGTTAATCAGCGAATCCACCAGATCGCGATAGCGGCCCGGCTCGTCCGGGCTGAATACACCGGTCGCGATCTGCGTCAGTACCTGACGTAACTCTTCATCTTTTTCATAGAACTCACGCGGCGAGTAGCCTTTTCTGCGCAGCGCCTCCACTTCTTCCGTGGTGTTCCCGAAGATAAAGATGTTCTCAGCCCCTACGTGCTCCAGCATCTCAACGTTCGCCCCGTCCAGGGTGCCAATGGTCAGCGCACCGTTGAGGGCAAACTTCATGTTACTGGTCCCGGAGGCTTCCGTACCCGCCGTCGAAATCTGCTCAGAGAGATCCGCCGCCGGGATGATCAGCTGCGCCAGGCTTACGCTGTAGTTCGGGATGAACACCACCTTCAGCTTGTCGCCAATATCCGGATCCAGGTTGACGACCTTCGCCACATCGTTGATGAGATGGATAATGTGCTTCGCCATGTAATAGGCGGAAGCGGCTTTACCGGCGAAGATTTTCACGCGCGGCACCCACTCGGCCGTCGGGTCGGCCTTAATCCGGTTGTAGTGGGTAATCACATGCAGCACGTTCATCAGCTGACGCTTGTACTCGTGAATACGTTTGATCTGCACGTCAAACAACGCTTTCGGGTTGGCGACCACGTTCAGATGCAGCGCAAGGTAAACCGACAAACGCTTTTTGTTCAGCAGCTTGGCTTCGCGCACGGCTTTGTTCACCGTCGGGAAATCAATGTGCTGTTCCAGCTCGCTCAGCTGGCTCAGGTCGGTGCGCCAGGTGCGGCCAATGTTCTGATCCAGCACGTCAGAAAGCGGCTGGTTCGCCAGCGCCAGCCAGCGACGCGGCGTGACGCCGTTGGTCACGTTGCAGAAACGCGTCGGGAAGATCTTCGCGAAATCCGCAAACAGCGACTGCACCATCAGGTTTGAGTGGAGCTCAGACACGCCGTTTACCTTGTGGCTGATCACTACCGCCAGCCAGGCCATGCGTACGCGACGACCGTTGGATTCATCAATGATCGACGCCCGGCTCAGCAGGCCGGTATCGTTCGGATACTGCTCCTGCAGCGTCTTGAGGAAGTAGTCGTTAATCTCGAAGATAATCTGCAGATGGCGCGGCAGGATTTTGCCGAGCATATCCACCGGCCAGGTTTCCAGCGCTTCGCTCATCAGCGTGTGGTTGGTGTACGAGAACACCTGGCAGGTCACCTCGAATGCCTCATCCCAGCTGAACTTATGCTCGTCGATAAGCAAGCGCATCAGCTCTGGAATAGAGAGCACCGGGTGCGTGTCGTTGAGGTGAATCGCGGTTTTCTCCGCCAGATTGGCGTAGGTTTTGTGCAGCTGGTGATGGCGGCTGAGGATATCCTGAATCGTCGCCGAGACGAGGAAATACTCCTGACGCAGGCGCAGCTCACGGCCGGAGTAGGTTGAGTCATCCGGATAGAGGACGCGGGACACGTTTTCAGAGTGGTTTTTATCTTCCACCGCGGCGAAATAGTCACCCTGATTGAATTTACCGAGGTTAATCTCGCTACTGGCCTGGGCGCTCCACAGGCGCAGCGTGTTGGTGGCATCGGTGTCATAGCCGGGGATGATCTGGTCGTAGGCCACGGCCAGGATCTCTTCGGTCTCCACCCAGCGGGATTTTTTGCCTTCCTGCTGAATACGTCCGCCAAAGCGCACCTTGTAGCGGGTATTGTGACGCTTGAACTCCCACGGGTTGCCGTACTCCAGCCAGTAGTCCGGCGACTCTTTCTGACGCCCGTCGACGATGTTCTGCTTGAACATGCCGTAGTCGTAGCGAATGCCGTACCCGCGTCCCGGCAGCGCCAGGGTCGCCAGCGAGTCGAGGAAGCAGGCGGCAAGACGCCCCAGCCCGCCGTTGCCGAGGCCCGGGTCGTTCTCTTCGTCAATCAGCTCTTCTAAATCCAGCCCCATCTCTTCGAGGGCGGTTTTAACGTCGTCGTAAATGCCGAGCGACAGCAGCGCGTTGGAGAGCGTGCGGCCAATCAAAAATTCCATCGACAGGTAGTAAACCTGACGCGTTTCCTGCGAGAGCTGGGCGCGGTTTGATCGCAGCCAGCGTTCAACTAAACGGTCGCGCACCGCAAACAGAGTGGCGTTCAGCCACTCGTGTTTGTTGGCGATGACCGGATCTTTCCCGATGGTGAACATCAGCTTATAGGCGATGGAGTGCTTTAACGCCTCAACGCTGAGCGTGGGTGAAGAGTAGCTAAATGGAGCATTCATATCAGTAACTTCGCCTCGTTACATCAAGCGTTGATAAAGATCGCGGTACGACTGCGCCGCAACGTGCCAGCTAAAGTCCATGGACATCGCCTGACGTTGTACGTAACGCCACAGCGACGGACGGGACCACAAGACGAAAGCACGCCGAATCGCCCGAAGCAGCGACCAGGCATTACTGTCTTCAAAAACAAACCCGCTGGCGATACCGTCCGCCAGATTTTCCAGTGAGCTATCAGACACCGTATCCGCCAGCCCGCCCGTGCGGCGTACCAGCGGCAGGGTGCCGTATTTCAGGCCATAGAGCTGCGTCAGGCCGCAGGGCTCGAAGCGGCTTGGCACCAGAATGACGTCTGCGCCGCCCATAATGCGGTGCGAAAATGCCTCGTGGTAACCAATCTGCACGCCCACCTGCCCCGGGTGTTCCGCTGCCGCCGCGAGGAAACCTTCCTGCAGCACCGGGTCACCTGCGCCGAGCAGCGCCAGCTGTCCGCCCTGCTCGAGCAAGCCGGGCAGCGCCTCCAGCACCAGGTCCAGCCCTTTCTGGCTGGTCAGGCGGCTCACCACCGCGAAGAGCGGCACTTTGTCGTTGACCTTCAGCCCCATTGCAATCTGCAGCTGGCGTTTGTTTTCCGCTTTGTCTTCCACGGAATCGCGACCATAGCGTGCCGCCAGCAAGAGATCGGTTTCCGGACTCCAGATCTGTTCATCCACGCCGTTCAGAATGCCCGACAGGCGCCCTTCCCGATGGCGCTGTTGCAGCAGCCCTTCCATGCCGTAGCCAAACTCCGGCTGGGTGATTTCTCGCGCATAGGTTGGGCTGACCGCCGTGATGTGATCGGCGTAGTACAGCCCCGCCTTCAGGAACGAAATCTGCCCCTTAAACTCCAGCCCGTGCATGTTATAGAACGACCATGGCAGATCGATGTCATTCATATGATGCGCGTAGTACATCCCCTGATAGGCGAGGTTATGCACCGTAAAGACCGATTTTGCCGGGTGACCGCGCGCGGCGAGATACGCCGGAGCCAGCCCGGCATGCCAGTCGTGCGCGTGCACCACATCCGGACGCCAGAACGGATCCAGCCCCGTCGCCATTTCTGCCCCGACCCAGCCGAGCAGCGCAAAGCGCAGCACGTTGTCGGTATAGGCGAACAGGTTCGTATCGTGATACGGGCTGCCCGGTCGGTCGTATAAGTGTGGCGCGTCGATCAGGTAAATCCCTACGCCATTGTAATGTCCAAACAGCAGGGTGATGCGTCCGGCAAACGTCTCACGGCGGGTCACAACCTTTGCATCAGGAATGCCGCGCCGGATATCCGGGAAGGCAGGCAGCAGGACTCGGGTATCCACGCCTCCGGCGATTTGTGCCGCCGGTAATGCACCAAGAACATCCGCCAGACCGCCCGTTTTTAACAACGGGAACATCTCAGAACATACGTGTAAAACCTGCATCATCGCTCCTGTTTGATCTGCAGCTTCCGCAACATTTCCCGTGTGACTAACACGATCCCCTCTTCCGAACGGTAGAAACGACGCGCGTCTTCTTCCGCGTTTTCACCGATGACCATCCCCTCAAGGATGACGCAGGCGCGGTCGATCACGCAACGACGCAGACGACACGAACGCCCTACCCAGACATCCGGCAATAAGACCGCCGAATCGATATTACAGAATGAATTTATCCGCACGCGCGGGAACAGCACGGACTGCACCACCACCGAACCGGAGATAATGCACCCGCCAGAGACCAGCGAGTTCAGCGTCATACCGTGGCTGCCGGAGCGGTCCTGCACGAATTTGGCCGGCGGCAAGGATTCCATGTGGGTACGAATCGGCCAGTTCTGGTCGTACATATCCAGCTCAGGCGTGACTGAGGCCAGATCGAGGTTCGCTTTCCAGTACGCTTCCAGCGTGCCCACATCGCGCCAGTAAGGCTCGGCATTCGGGTCTGACTGCACGCAGGACAGCGGGAAAGGATGTGCATACGCCATGCCAGCTTTGGTGATTTTCGGGATGATGTCTTTACCAAAGTCGTGGCTGGAGTTTTCGTCTTTGTCGTCGTCTTCCAGCAGCTCATAAAGATAATCTGCATCAAAGACATAGATCCCCATGCTGGCGAGGGATTTGGTGTCATCGCCCGGCATGGTTGGCGGGTTCGCCGGTTTTTCGACGAAGTCGATGATTTTATCGTCGGCGTCCACGTGCATCACGCCAAACGCCGTCGCCTCGGCAACGGGCACCGGCAGACACGCCACGGTGCAGCGCGCCCCTTTTTCGACGTGGTCGATGAGCATGTGGGAGTAATCTTGCTTGTAGATGTGATCCCCGGCGAGGATCACAATGTATTCCGCGTTATAGCGACGAATGATGTCGAGGTTCTGCGTCACCGCATCCGCCGTCCCGCGATACCAGTTCTCGCCGTGAACACGTTGCTGAGCAGGAAGGAGATCGACAAACTCGTTCATCTCTTCACTGAAGAATGACCAGCCGCGCTGAATATGCTGAACCAGCGTGTGCGACTGATACTGCGTAATGACGCCAATACGGCGAATGCCTGAGTTCAGGCAGTTGGAGAGCGCAAAGTCGATGATGCGGAACTTACCACCAAAGTGAACGGCCGGCTTGGCGCGCTTGATGGTCAAATCTTTCAGACGGGTACCACGCCCGCCCGCAAGTATCAGGGCAACCGTTTTTAATGGTAGCTGGCGTGCCAACATTAAGGGATCGTTCTTCTCTAATCTAACCATGACTAACTCCTTTTTTATCATCTTTGGAATACGCACACTCCGTGCGCAGGCCCGTGCCAGACAGCCATTACTACCGGATTATCCGCTCCGGCAAAGGGGGGAACAGCGCGCCATTCCCCGTCAGGTAAAACAATCTCTGCGACGTCATCCGTCGCGTTCAGCGTCACCAGCCACTTATCCGACAGCAGGATTTGCAGACAGGTGATGCCGTGTTGCCACTCTTGCGCACTCAACGGTTGCGCGTCTTTATTCAGCCAGCGAACGTTGCCGTCGCCCTCTTCCCACCAGCGATCGGCGGTGAGCGCGGGGATCTGCTGGCGAAGGTGGATCAGCGCTGCGGTGAAATGGGTCAGCCCACTGTTCGCCTCACCCCAGTCGAGCCAGGTCAGGGTATTGTCCTGGCAATAGGCGTTATTGTTGCCGTGCTGACTGTGGCCGTGCTCATCGCCCGCCAGCAGCATCGGCGTGCCCTGCGATAACAAAAGCGTCGTCAGCAGCGCATGAACGCTGGCGCGACGCCGCTCAATCACGTCCAGGCTCCCGCCTAATCCTTCTATACCATGATTAAAGCTATGGTTATTGTTAGTCCCATCGCGATTCTCTTCGCCGTTCGCTTCATTGTGTTTCTGATTGAAACAAACGCAGTCGCGCAGCGTAAAACCGTCGTGCGCCGTCACCAGATTAATGGTGGCCGACGGCCGTTTGCCGTCGCGCCTGAAGAGATCGCTGGAGGCGGCAAAGCGCCCGGCGAACTCCCCCAGTGACAGATCGCGCGCCAGCCAGAAGCGGCGCATGGCATCGCGATAATGGTCGTTCCACTCAGCAAACAGCGGCGGGAAATTCCCCACCTGATAGCCACCCTCACCGATGTCCCACGGCTCGGCGATCAGTTTCACCTGCGAGAGCACCGGGCAATTTTTGATGGCCTCAAACAGTGGAGCCTGCTGGCTGAATGCTGGCGTGCGCCCCATGACGGGCGCCAGGTCGAAACGAAAACCGTCGACGTGGAACGTCTCAACCCAGTATTTCAGGCATTCATAAGCAAAATGCGTGACCGCTGGATGGCTGAGGTTGAGGGTGTTACCGCAGCCGGTCCAGTTCTCGTAATCGCCATCCTCTCTGATCCAATAATAGCTACGGTTATCAATTCCGCGCATGGAGAGCGTCGGGCCGTCGAGATCGCTTTCAGCGCTGTGGTTCAGCACCACGTCCAGAATGACCTCAATGCCCGCCGCGTGCAGCGCCTTCACCGCATCACGAAACTCGTCCCGCGCTGTCTCCGGATGGGCGGCGTAGCGGGGTTCTAGGGCGAACATCGCCAGCGGGTTGTAGCCCCAGTAGTTGCTCAGCCCCAGCCGCTGCAGGCGGGGTTCATTGGCGAAATGGGCGACGGGGAGCAGTTCCAGCGCGGTGATACCGAGGTGTTTCAGATAGGCAATCATCGTCGGATGGCCGAGTGCCTGATAGGTGCCGCGCATCGCGTTGGGGATCGACGGGTGCAGCCAGGTCAGCCCTTTGACATGCGCTTCATAAATCACGGTGTTGCCCCACGGCGTGCGCGGCGGAGCATCGTCTTCCCAGTCGTAGAGGTCGTTCACCACCACGCTTTTGGGCACGACCGGCGCGCTGTCGCGGTGGTCGGGCTCACCGTAGCCGACGTGAAACAGCGGGTCGTCTTTAAACTCGCCATCGACGCGGTGCGCGCACGGGTCAATCAACAGCTTCGCCGGGTTAAACCAGTGCCCCTGAGCCGGTTGCCACGGACCGTGTACGCGAAAACCGTAATGCATCCCCGGACGCCCACCGGACAGGTACCCGTGCCAGATATCCCCTGTGCGAGACGGTAAATCGTAACGGTGCTCGTTACCTTCCCCGTCAAACACACAAAGTTCCACCCGCTCCGCGTGAGCGGAAAAGAGCGTGAAGTTCACGCCCTTACCGTCAAAACGCGCGCCGAGCGGTTCGGGATGACCTGCCGTAAGCTGCGTCATTCACCCTCCCGCATCAGCCAGATAGTGCCAAGCGGCGGCAGCGTCAGGCTCAGGGAGTTTGGCCGCCCGTGGCTTTCGATGGCGTCGCTCTGCACCAGCCCGCCGTTACCGGCGTTGCTGCCGTGGTAGTGCATGGAATCGGTATTCAGAATTTCGCGCCATTTCCCCGGCTGGTTAATGCCAAAGCGGTAGTGTTCGCGCGGTACCGGCGTGAAGTTACTGGCGACGATGATTTCGTTGCCGGCTTTATCACGACGCACAAAGACAAATACCGAACGCTCATGGTCGTCCACTACCAGCCACTCGAAGCCGTAGGGGTCGAAATCCAGCTCGTGGAGGGCTTTGTGATGGCGATAGGTCAGGTTCAGGTCACGCACCAGACGCTGCACGCCGTGGTGC comes from Enterobacter kobei and encodes:
- the glgX gene encoding glycogen debranching protein GlgX, producing the protein MTQLTAGHPEPLGARFDGKGVNFTLFSAHAERVELCVFDGEGNEHRYDLPSRTGDIWHGYLSGGRPGMHYGFRVHGPWQPAQGHWFNPAKLLIDPCAHRVDGEFKDDPLFHVGYGEPDHRDSAPVVPKSVVVNDLYDWEDDAPPRTPWGNTVIYEAHVKGLTWLHPSIPNAMRGTYQALGHPTMIAYLKHLGITALELLPVAHFANEPRLQRLGLSNYWGYNPLAMFALEPRYAAHPETARDEFRDAVKALHAAGIEVILDVVLNHSAESDLDGPTLSMRGIDNRSYYWIREDGDYENWTGCGNTLNLSHPAVTHFAYECLKYWVETFHVDGFRFDLAPVMGRTPAFSQQAPLFEAIKNCPVLSQVKLIAEPWDIGEGGYQVGNFPPLFAEWNDHYRDAMRRFWLARDLSLGEFAGRFAASSDLFRRDGKRPSATINLVTAHDGFTLRDCVCFNQKHNEANGEENRDGTNNNHSFNHGIEGLGGSLDVIERRRASVHALLTTLLLSQGTPMLLAGDEHGHSQHGNNNAYCQDNTLTWLDWGEANSGLTHFTAALIHLRQQIPALTADRWWEEGDGNVRWLNKDAQPLSAQEWQHGITCLQILLSDKWLVTLNATDDVAEIVLPDGEWRAVPPFAGADNPVVMAVWHGPAHGVCVFQR